The DNA window AAGTGGCGGGCAAAGCGCAGGAAATGGCGGGCGACGTTACCGGAAACGAACGTTTGCAAGCCGAAGGCGCCACGCGCTATGCAGCGGGCGCGCTGCAAGAAAAATACGGCGAAGCCCTGAGCTGTGCCGGCAGCATGATGAAGAAAAACCCAATCGTCGCGTTGGCTTTGATTGCCGGCGCAGGCCTATTGACCGGCCTGCTGCTGCGCCGCCGTTGATGCGCGCCGACGAGCAAACCGCTTTTCACTGAATGCCGGGCCCGGTGGGTAGCCATCAGGCCCGGTCCTCTCGGCCAAAGAGCAAACACAGCGGGTGCGCCGAATTATCATAGTGAAGCCGCTATATCCCTCATAGATAGGCGTATTTAGTCGCCGCTTAACCGCAGCCATGTTATTTTACTCACCGATTCCCGACGCTCATCGTCTTCTCACCCCAAGCCATCCGCCCGTTATTTACGGTCATGAGGCAATAAATCAGCTTACCCTCAGCATCACTGAAATCGTCAGTTTAACATCCGAATATATTCACCAACCTGGGTTTATCCCTTTCTCCATTAAATGTTAGTATCGCTGCATTGCGCGCACGGAGAAATAACATGTTCCCCAGTAGAAAATATTCACAACGGGCCACCCCGCTGACCAGCTATCAATTTTCCCGGCTGCATACTTTCGAATGCGTCGCCCGTCATTTATCTTTTGCGCTGGCGGCGCAAGAATTGTCGATCACCCCCAGCGCCGTGAGCCATCGCATTAATTTGCTCGAAAAGGAGTTGGGCTTTCTGCTATTCCAGCGTTTTCATCGCAGAATTACCCTGACGCCGGAAGGTGAGCGCATGCAATGGGCGCTGGACAGTTCCTTCAACACTTTGAATCAGGAAATTCTGGATATCAAAAATCGCGAGTTGACGGGGACATTGACGCTCTACTCGCACCCATCCCTGGTGCAATGTCTGCTGCTGCCGCGCATCGGCGACTTTATCGCCCAACACCCCACCATTCACCTCAATATTCTGACCGGGCAAGAGATCATCAACCTGGCCAACCGTGGCGTGGACCTGGCGATGTACTTCGGCAAACTGCCCTCTGGGCGGCATCTGGACGAAGCCTTTATGCAGGAATCAATGGTGCCGATCTGCACCCCGCAGTACGCCGCCGCGCATAATCTGTACGACGCGCCGGAAAACCTGGCCCACTGCACGTTGCTGCACGATCGCTACAATTCCGGCGAAGATGAATGGCAAACCTGGTCGCAACACTTTGCGCTGGGGTTGGATACCGACAGCAAAAGCATGGAGTTCGACCGCTCCGATCTTGCGGTGCTGGCCGCCACGCGGCACCTTGGCGTCGCCATGGGGCGGCTCAATCTGGTGCAGGATTGGATCAAAAGCGGTGAGCTGATCATCCCGTTCAGCAATATGACCGTGCCCTGTGAGCACTGCTATTTTACCTCGACCATCTCCGAACGGCAGTGGCCGAAAATCCTCGCCTTTAAACAGTGGATCATGAAGACCTTTCCTCTGGCCTGACGGCCAGAGGCTTATTTCCATATGTTGGGGGAATAAGAGAAGTGCAGCGCACAGGCATAAATGCGCCCGTCTTTTGAATAGGAGATGTATTTCCGATTTTTATCCCAGGCCAGCAGGGAATTATTGGCAAAGTAATAAACTTCCAACGCCATCCCGTTAGCCAACTTTGACCAGCCTCGGCTTCTTATTACGGTCAAATCGCCGTTATCGATGAGCGTAATCAGCGGCACGCCCCAGGCATAGCGAGATATTTGCAGTTGAATAATGAATTGGCTTTCGCAGCTTATTTGGTAGTTCTGTACATCAACATCCATAATTTATATTTTTGGTGCCACCCTTCGGTCAACATAAATAAGATATGAGCAACTCACCACGACTAGCCCCAGCACGATCAGCACAGCACCCAATACAAACTCAATTTGCAGCGGTTCGCCGAGAATGACGACACCCGCCAGGATACCGAATACCGGGGTCATAAAGGTAAGAATGCCCAGCGAAGAAGCCTGATAGCGGCGCAACAGTGAAAACCAGATCAGGTAGCTGAAAAACGACACGATCACCGTTTGGAACAGCAAACTGCTCCAGACCACCGTGCTCATGACGACGTGCAAATTGCCCGTCGCTATCGCCAGCAGCGACAGCAGCACGCCGGCGCCCGTCAACTGAAACAGCAGCGTCTGTTTGGCGGGGCACTCCGCCAGACGGGTGGTGCGAATCACCAGAGTAGAACCGCCCCAGGCGATCCCCGCCAGCAGGCCGTAGAGATCGCCTTTCAGCCGCTCGGCACCGCCGCTTTCCACGGCCATGCCCGACATGGCCAGCACCACGCCGCCAAAGGCGATGAGCATGCCAAACC is part of the Serratia surfactantfaciens genome and encodes:
- a CDS encoding CsbD family protein, producing MNSEKADGMIEKVAGKAQEMAGDVTGNERLQAEGATRYAAGALQEKYGEALSCAGSMMKKNPIVALALIAGAGLLTGLLLRRR
- the dsdC gene encoding DNA-binding transcriptional regulator DsdC, which gives rise to MFPSRKYSQRATPLTSYQFSRLHTFECVARHLSFALAAQELSITPSAVSHRINLLEKELGFLLFQRFHRRITLTPEGERMQWALDSSFNTLNQEILDIKNRELTGTLTLYSHPSLVQCLLLPRIGDFIAQHPTIHLNILTGQEIINLANRGVDLAMYFGKLPSGRHLDEAFMQESMVPICTPQYAAAHNLYDAPENLAHCTLLHDRYNSGEDEWQTWSQHFALGLDTDSKSMEFDRSDLAVLAATRHLGVAMGRLNLVQDWIKSGELIIPFSNMTVPCEHCYFTSTISERQWPKILAFKQWIMKTFPLA
- a CDS encoding DMT family transporter, which gives rise to MNARIGIDGRAAAAMVMLCAIWGMQQVAIKAAESDMSAVLQIAIRSGLAALGVYLLARCRGERFTWDRATLCAGLSVGGLFALEFFFVSEGLRYTSASHMAVFLYTAPLFSALGLHFLIHQERLSPMQWFGMLIAFGGVVLAMSGMAVESGGAERLKGDLYGLLAGIAWGGSTLVIRTTRLAECPAKQTLLFQLTGAGVLLSLLAIATGNLHVVMSTVVWSSLLFQTVIVSFFSYLIWFSLLRRYQASSLGILTFMTPVFGILAGVVILGEPLQIEFVLGAVLIVLGLVVVSCSYLIYVDRRVAPKI